The following are from one region of the Streptomyces fradiae genome:
- a CDS encoding cytochrome P450 — MATNTTTGTGTTPPIPELTGLPLLGSLLDLKNDSLGTFLKARRDHGDVVRITAGPPGMRATVHCVFSAEGAQQVLAGEAANFRKDNAFYQEIRESFGNGLLTSQDADYLRQRRLVQPLFTRRSVDTYASAVADEVTRLTDGWHARGAETVDVVHEMTGLALRAVARILFGTDVDEAVGIVERCFPVLGAYVARRGYSPRKPPRSWPTPSNRRAAVAHEELYAVCDRIIAERRAAGTAGEGRDLLTLLVAAGEEDGSAFDPAELREQVLVFLLAGHETTATSLGFALHLLARHPEHQARAHEELDRVLAGRTPGAADLDALPYLTQVLKEAMRLFPAAPAIGRRAVAATEIGGHTIPAGADVIVSSWVTHRHPRYWEDPERFDPDRFTPEAEAARPRYAYFPFGGGPRACIGQHFSMLESVIALAMILQDHELEAIDTQVPLDSAITLQALGPARCRLKRRTA, encoded by the coding sequence ATGGCGACCAACACGACGACCGGCACGGGCACCACTCCGCCGATTCCCGAACTCACCGGACTTCCGCTGCTCGGCTCGCTGCTCGACCTCAAGAACGACTCGCTCGGCACCTTCCTCAAGGCCCGCCGCGACCACGGGGACGTCGTCCGGATCACCGCCGGACCGCCCGGGATGCGGGCCACCGTCCACTGCGTCTTCTCCGCCGAGGGTGCCCAGCAGGTGCTGGCCGGCGAGGCCGCCAACTTCCGCAAGGACAACGCCTTCTACCAGGAGATCCGGGAGTCCTTCGGCAACGGCCTGCTGACCAGCCAGGACGCCGACTATCTGCGCCAACGGCGGCTCGTCCAGCCGCTGTTCACCCGCCGCAGCGTCGACACCTACGCCTCCGCCGTGGCCGACGAGGTCACCCGGCTCACCGACGGCTGGCACGCCCGCGGCGCCGAGACCGTCGACGTGGTCCACGAGATGACCGGACTCGCGCTGCGCGCCGTCGCCCGCATCCTCTTCGGCACCGACGTCGACGAGGCCGTCGGCATCGTCGAGCGCTGCTTCCCGGTGCTCGGCGCCTACGTGGCGCGCCGCGGCTACTCGCCCCGCAAGCCGCCCCGGTCCTGGCCGACGCCGTCGAACCGGCGGGCCGCCGTCGCCCACGAGGAGCTGTACGCGGTCTGCGACCGGATCATCGCCGAGCGGCGCGCGGCCGGCACGGCCGGCGAGGGCCGCGACCTGCTCACCCTGCTTGTCGCCGCCGGCGAGGAGGACGGCAGCGCCTTCGACCCGGCCGAACTGCGCGAACAGGTCCTGGTGTTCCTGCTCGCGGGCCATGAGACCACCGCGACCTCGCTCGGCTTCGCGCTCCATCTGCTGGCCCGCCACCCCGAGCACCAGGCGCGCGCCCACGAGGAGCTCGACCGGGTCCTGGCCGGCCGGACCCCGGGCGCGGCCGACCTCGACGCCCTGCCGTACCTCACCCAGGTCCTCAAGGAGGCCATGCGGCTCTTCCCGGCGGCTCCGGCGATCGGCCGCCGGGCGGTGGCGGCCACCGAGATCGGCGGCCACACCATCCCCGCCGGGGCCGATGTGATCGTCTCGTCGTGGGTCACCCACCGGCACCCGCGCTACTGGGAGGACCCGGAGCGCTTCGACCCCGACCGGTTCACCCCGGAGGCCGAGGCCGCCCGCCCGCGCTACGCGTACTTCCCCTTCGGCGGCGGCCCCCGCGCCTGCATCGGCCAGCACTTCTCCATGCTGGAGTCGGTGATCGCGCTCGCGATGATCCTCCAGGACCACGAGCTGGAGGCGATCGACACCCAGGTGCCGCTCGACTCCGCGATCACCCTCCAGGCGCTGGGCCCGGCCCGCTGCCGGCTGAAGCGCCGTACCGCCTGA